The following DNA comes from Methanothermus fervidus DSM 2088.
AAACATTCTGGAAGTAGAGCAATTAAAGCTAAATTAGATGAGTATGGAATCAAAGTTACAAAAGATGAGCTTTGTAAAATTGTGGAAAAGGTAAAAGAAAAAAGAGAAGAAGGTGTATATATCACTGATGATGTATTTTGTAAAATTGTAAAGGAAGTTAAAAAAGAAAATGATTAAAAGGGATATGTTATGAATCTAACAGAAAAGATATTGGCAAAGGCTGCAAACAAAAAAGAAGTCTCACCAGGTGAAATTATCAAAGTAAATGTTGACTTGGCAATGACTCATGATGGGACAACGCCACCAACCATAAAAAGTTTTAAAAAAATCTCAAATAAAGTTTGGGATCCTGATCGTATAGTAATTGTATATGATCATAATGTACCTCCTAATAATATAGGTGCAGCTGAATTTCAAAAAGTTACACAGAACTTTGTAAAAGAACAAGGTATAAAAAATTTTTATAATCATGGAGAAGGTATTTGCCACCAAGTTTTACCAGAAAAAGGGTTTGTTTTTCCTGGAATGGTTATAATTGGTGCAGATTCTCACACATGTACTTATGGAGCATTTGGTGCATTTTCAACAGGAGTTGGTGCCACAGACATGGCAGTAATATTTGCAACAGGAAAAACATGGCTTTTAGTACCTGAATCTTATTTAATTGAAATTAATGGTTCTCTAAATAAATATGTTACTGCAAAAGATGTTATATTAAAAATAATTGGAAAAATCAAGGCAAAAGGTGCTGTATATAAATCTATAGAATTTAAAGGAGAAACAATCTACAAAATGAATGTCTCTGGTAGAATGACTATGTGCAATATGGTTGTTGAAATGGGTGCAAAAAATGGCATAATGGTGCCAAATAAAAAAACTATAAAATATTTAAGGAAATTTAAAAAATCTTTTCGCATATATAAACCAGATAAGGATGCTGAATATGAAAAAGAATTTTACTTTGATGTTTCAAATATGGGACCACAAGTCGCATGTCCACATAACGTAGATAACGTAAAACCTGTATATAAAGTAGAAGGAAAACATATAGATCAGGCTTTTTTAGGTTCTTGTACAAATGGTCGTATTGAAGATCTGAGGATTGCAGCAGAAATTTTAAAAGATGGTAAAATACATGAAGACGTAAGAATGATAGTAGTACCTGCATCAAAGGATGTTTACATGAAAGCTGTTAAAGAAGGAATAATTGAAACATTCATAAAAGCAGGTGCTATAGTTTGCAATCCAGGATGTGGCCCATGTTTAGGGGCA
Coding sequences within:
- a CDS encoding 3-isopropylmalate dehydratase, large subunit (COGs: COG0065 3-isopropylmalate dehydratase large subunit~InterPro IPR001030: IPR015931: IPR015932: IPR018136: IPR 011826: IPR006251~KEGG: mth:MTH1631 3-isopropylmalate dehydratase, LeuC subunit~PFAM: aconitate hydratase domain protein~SPTR: O27668 3-isopropylmalate dehydratase large subunit 2~TIGRFAM: 3-isopropylmalate dehydratase; homoaconitate hydratase family protein~PFAM: Aconitase family (aconitate hydratase)~TIGRFAM: 3-isopropylmalate dehydratase, large subunit; homoaconitate hydratase family protein; homoaconitase), yielding MNLTEKILAKAANKKEVSPGEIIKVNVDLAMTHDGTTPPTIKSFKKISNKVWDPDRIVIVYDHNVPPNNIGAAEFQKVTQNFVKEQGIKNFYNHGEGICHQVLPEKGFVFPGMVIIGADSHTCTYGAFGAFSTGVGATDMAVIFATGKTWLLVPESYLIEINGSLNKYVTAKDVILKIIGKIKAKGAVYKSIEFKGETIYKMNVSGRMTMCNMVVEMGAKNGIMVPNKKTIKYLRKFKKSFRIYKPDKDAEYEKEFYFDVSNMGPQVACPHNVDNVKPVYKVEGKHIDQAFLGSCTNGRIEDLRIAAEILKDGKIHEDVRMIVVPASKDVYMKAVKEGIIETFIKAGAIVCNPGCGPCLGAHMGVLGPKEVCISTSNRNFKGRMGDPTSKIYLANPAVVAKSAMEGVITSPE